One Alligator mississippiensis isolate rAllMis1 chromosome 1, rAllMis1, whole genome shotgun sequence genomic window carries:
- the SLITRK5 gene encoding SLIT and NTRK-like protein 5 isoform X2, with protein MYACCSTVTLEQDLNKKMHIWMLQTLAFALTSLVLSWAESIEYYGEICDNACPCEEKDSILTVSCENRGIISLFEISPPRFPVYHLLLSGNLLNRLYPNQFVNYTGASILHLGSNDIQDIETGAFHGLRGLRRLHLNNNKLELLRDDTFLGLESLEYLQVDYNYISVIEPNAFSKLHLLQVLILNDNLLSGLPNNLFRFVPLTHLDLRGNRLKLLPYAGLLQHMDKVVELQLEENPWNCSCELIALKDWLDSISYSALVGDVVCETPFRLHGRDLDEVSKQELCPRRLISDYEMRPQTPLSTTGYFHTTPASVNSVATSSSAVYKSPLKPPKGTRQPNKTRVRPTSRLPAKDLGYSNYGPSIAYQTKSPVPLECPTACTCNLQISDLGLNVNCQERKIESISELQPKPYNPKKMYLTENYIVVVRRTDFLEATGLDLLHLGNNRISIIQDRAFGDLSNLRRLYLNGNRLERLSPELFQGLQSLQYLFLQYNVIREIAPGTFAPVPNLQLLFLNNNLLRALPANLFSGLSLYRLSLRSNHFAALPVSGVLDQLRSLLQIDLHENPWECTCDALGMKLWLEQLGSGVLVEPVLCEAPKRFAHSDMRGIRAELLCPDYSDVVVSTPTPSSARGPARPTPSPPSSSSSAAAANSTAGGGALSPPGGGSAPHASSSVPLSVLILSLLLVFIMSVFVAAGLFVLVVKRRKKSRGDAASANHSDVSSFNMQYSVYGGAPHPHPHHHHPHHQQPPPPAPQPQPHAALPKVKTPGGHVYEYIPHPLGHMCKNPIYRSREGNSAEDYKDLHELKVTYGHPPPPPPPPPPPPPPGGGGGGDEADAGRSPAYSVSTIEPRQELLPPGPDAERFYRAAGEPEKRPLGAPGTALPDYPKFPAAYTYSPGYDLRRPHPYLHPAPGDSRLREAVLYSPPSTVYVEPNRNEYLELKAKLHAEPDYLEVLEKQTTFSQF; from the coding sequence ATGTACGCTTGCTGCTCTACAGTAACTTTGGAACAGGACCTCAACAAAAAAATGCATATCTGGATGCTGCAGACGCTAGCGTTTGCTTTAACATCGCTAGTCCTCTCGTGGGCAGAGAGCATCGAGTATTATGGGGAAATCTGTGACAACGCGTGTCCTTGCGAGGAGAAGGACAGCATCCTCACGGTGAGCTGTGAAAACAGAGGGATCATCAGCCTCTTCGAGATCAGCCCCCCACGATTCCCCGTCTATCACCTCCTGTTGTCTGGGAACCTGCTGAACAGGCTCTACCCCAACCAGTTTGTCAATTATACCGGGGCCTCGATCTTGCACCTGGGGAGCAACGACATCCAGGACATCGAAACGGGGGCCTTCCACGGGCTGCGGGGCTTGAGGAGGCTGCACCTGAACAACAACAAACTGGAACTTCTGCGGGATGACACTTTCCTGGGGCTGGAGAGTCTGGAGTACCTGCAAGTCGATTACAATTACATCAGCGTCATCGAGCCCAATGCTTTTAGCAAGCTGCATTTGCTGCAGGTGCTGATCCTCAACGACAACCTCCTCTCCGGCCTGCCCAACAACCTTTTCCGCTTTGTGCCCTTAACTCACCTGGATTTGCGGGGGAACCGCCTGAAGCTGCTGCCCTACGCGGGCCTCTTGCAGCACATGGATAAAgtggtggagctgcagctggaggagaacCCCTGGAATTGCTCTTGCGAGTTGATCGCGCTCAAGGACTGGCTGGACAGCATCTCCTACTCGGCTCTGGTAGGAGACGTGGTGTGCGAGACCCCTTTCCGCTTGCACGGCCGGGACCTGGACGAGGTCTCCAAGCAGGAGCTATGCCCCCGGAGGCTCATCTCGGATTACGAGATGAGGCCGCAGACGCCTCTGAGCACCACGGGCTATTTCCACACCACCCCGGCCTCTGTCAACTCCGTGGCCACCTCGTCCTCGGCAGTGTACAAGTCCCCCCTGAAGCCTCCCAAGGGCACCCGCCAGCCCAACAAGACCCGGGTGCGCCCCACGTCCCGCTTGCCCGCCAAAGACCTGGGCTACAGCAACTACGGCCCCAGCATCGCCTACCAGACCAAATCCCCGGTGCCTTTGGAGTGCCCCACCGCCTGCACCTGCAACCTGCAGATCTCCGACCTGGGCCTCAACGTCAACTGCCAGGAGAGGAAGATCGAGAGCATCTCGGAGCTGCAGCCCAAGCCCTACAACCCCAAGAAGATGTACCTGACCGAGAACTACATCGTGGTGGTGCGCAGGACGGATTTCCTGGAGGCCACGGGCCTGGacctgctgcacctgggcaacaACCGCATCTCCATCATCCAGGACCGGGCTTTCGGGGACCTGAGCAACCTGCGCCGGCTCTACCTGAACGGGAACCGCCTGGAGCGGCTGAGCCCGGAGCTCTTCCAGGGCCTGCAGAGCCTGCAATACCTCTTCCTGCAGTACAACGTGATCCGCGAGATCGCGCCAGGCACCTTCGCGCCCGTGCCCAACCTGCAGCTGCTCTTCCTCAACAACAACCTCCTGCGGGCACTGCCCGCCAACCTCTTCTCGGGCCTCAGCCTCTACCGCCTCAGCCTGCGGAGCAACCACTTCGCCGCCCTGCCCGTGAGCGGGGTGCTGGACCAgctgcgctccctgctgcagatcgACCTGCACGAGAACCCCTGGGAGTGCACGTGCGACGCGCTGGGCATgaagctgtggctggagcagctgggcagcGGCGTGCTGGTGGAGCCGGTGCTGTGCGAGGCCCCCAAGCGCTTCGCGCACAGCGACATGCGGGGCATCCGCGCCGAGCTGCTGTGCCCCGACTACTCGGACGTGGTGGTGTCCACCCCGACCCCGTCCTCGGCGCGGGGCCCGGCGcggcccacccccagccccccttcctcctcctcctccgccgccgccgccaacAGCACGGCGGGCGGCGGGGCCCTGTCGCCCCCCGGCGGCGGCTCTGCGCCGCACGCCTCCTCCTCAGTGCCGCTGTCCGTACTGATCCTCAGCCTCCTGCTGGTCTTCATCATGTCCGTCTTCGTGGCCGCGGGGCTCTTCGTGCTGGTCGTGAAGCGCCGCAAGAAGAGCCGCGGCGACGCCGCCAGCGCCAACCACTCCGACGTGAGCTCCTTCAACATGCAGTACAGCGTCTACGGCGGCGCCCCGCACccgcacccccaccaccaccacccgcaCCAccagcagccgccgccgccggccccgcagccccagccccacgccgcGCTGCCCAAGGTCAAGACCCCCGGCGGGCACGTCTACGAGTACATCCCGCACCCGCTGGGCCACATGTGCAAGAACCCCATCTACCGCTCGCGGGAGGGCAACTCGGCCGAGGATTACAAAGACCTGCACGAGCTCAAGGTGACCTACGGCcacccgccgccgccccccccgccgccgccgccgccgccgccgcccgggggagggggcggcggggacGAGGCGGACGCCGGCCGCAGCCCCGCCTACAGCGTCAGCACCATCGAGCCCCGCCAGGAGCTGCTGCCGCCCGGGCCCGACGCCGAGCGCTTCTACCGGGCCGCGGGAGAGCCCGAGAAGCGCCCGCTGGGCGCCCCCGGCACGGCCCTGCCCGACTACCCCAAGTTCCCCGCCGCCTACACCTACTCCCCCGGCTATGACCTTAGGCGCCCCCACCCCTACTTGCACCCCGCGCCGGGGGACAGCCGGCTGCGGGAGGCGGTGCTCTACAGCCCCCCGAGTACTGTCTATGTAGAGCCCAACAGGAACGAGTACCTGGAGCTCAAAGCAAAACTACACGCAGAGCCGGACTACCTCGAAGTGCTGGAGAAACAGACCACGTTCAGCCAGTTCTGa
- the SLITRK5 gene encoding SLIT and NTRK-like protein 5 isoform X1, translating into MQLRGDKMYACCSTVTLEQDLNKKMHIWMLQTLAFALTSLVLSWAESIEYYGEICDNACPCEEKDSILTVSCENRGIISLFEISPPRFPVYHLLLSGNLLNRLYPNQFVNYTGASILHLGSNDIQDIETGAFHGLRGLRRLHLNNNKLELLRDDTFLGLESLEYLQVDYNYISVIEPNAFSKLHLLQVLILNDNLLSGLPNNLFRFVPLTHLDLRGNRLKLLPYAGLLQHMDKVVELQLEENPWNCSCELIALKDWLDSISYSALVGDVVCETPFRLHGRDLDEVSKQELCPRRLISDYEMRPQTPLSTTGYFHTTPASVNSVATSSSAVYKSPLKPPKGTRQPNKTRVRPTSRLPAKDLGYSNYGPSIAYQTKSPVPLECPTACTCNLQISDLGLNVNCQERKIESISELQPKPYNPKKMYLTENYIVVVRRTDFLEATGLDLLHLGNNRISIIQDRAFGDLSNLRRLYLNGNRLERLSPELFQGLQSLQYLFLQYNVIREIAPGTFAPVPNLQLLFLNNNLLRALPANLFSGLSLYRLSLRSNHFAALPVSGVLDQLRSLLQIDLHENPWECTCDALGMKLWLEQLGSGVLVEPVLCEAPKRFAHSDMRGIRAELLCPDYSDVVVSTPTPSSARGPARPTPSPPSSSSSAAAANSTAGGGALSPPGGGSAPHASSSVPLSVLILSLLLVFIMSVFVAAGLFVLVVKRRKKSRGDAASANHSDVSSFNMQYSVYGGAPHPHPHHHHPHHQQPPPPAPQPQPHAALPKVKTPGGHVYEYIPHPLGHMCKNPIYRSREGNSAEDYKDLHELKVTYGHPPPPPPPPPPPPPPGGGGGGDEADAGRSPAYSVSTIEPRQELLPPGPDAERFYRAAGEPEKRPLGAPGTALPDYPKFPAAYTYSPGYDLRRPHPYLHPAPGDSRLREAVLYSPPSTVYVEPNRNEYLELKAKLHAEPDYLEVLEKQTTFSQF; encoded by the coding sequence GAGATAAAATGTACGCTTGCTGCTCTACAGTAACTTTGGAACAGGACCTCAACAAAAAAATGCATATCTGGATGCTGCAGACGCTAGCGTTTGCTTTAACATCGCTAGTCCTCTCGTGGGCAGAGAGCATCGAGTATTATGGGGAAATCTGTGACAACGCGTGTCCTTGCGAGGAGAAGGACAGCATCCTCACGGTGAGCTGTGAAAACAGAGGGATCATCAGCCTCTTCGAGATCAGCCCCCCACGATTCCCCGTCTATCACCTCCTGTTGTCTGGGAACCTGCTGAACAGGCTCTACCCCAACCAGTTTGTCAATTATACCGGGGCCTCGATCTTGCACCTGGGGAGCAACGACATCCAGGACATCGAAACGGGGGCCTTCCACGGGCTGCGGGGCTTGAGGAGGCTGCACCTGAACAACAACAAACTGGAACTTCTGCGGGATGACACTTTCCTGGGGCTGGAGAGTCTGGAGTACCTGCAAGTCGATTACAATTACATCAGCGTCATCGAGCCCAATGCTTTTAGCAAGCTGCATTTGCTGCAGGTGCTGATCCTCAACGACAACCTCCTCTCCGGCCTGCCCAACAACCTTTTCCGCTTTGTGCCCTTAACTCACCTGGATTTGCGGGGGAACCGCCTGAAGCTGCTGCCCTACGCGGGCCTCTTGCAGCACATGGATAAAgtggtggagctgcagctggaggagaacCCCTGGAATTGCTCTTGCGAGTTGATCGCGCTCAAGGACTGGCTGGACAGCATCTCCTACTCGGCTCTGGTAGGAGACGTGGTGTGCGAGACCCCTTTCCGCTTGCACGGCCGGGACCTGGACGAGGTCTCCAAGCAGGAGCTATGCCCCCGGAGGCTCATCTCGGATTACGAGATGAGGCCGCAGACGCCTCTGAGCACCACGGGCTATTTCCACACCACCCCGGCCTCTGTCAACTCCGTGGCCACCTCGTCCTCGGCAGTGTACAAGTCCCCCCTGAAGCCTCCCAAGGGCACCCGCCAGCCCAACAAGACCCGGGTGCGCCCCACGTCCCGCTTGCCCGCCAAAGACCTGGGCTACAGCAACTACGGCCCCAGCATCGCCTACCAGACCAAATCCCCGGTGCCTTTGGAGTGCCCCACCGCCTGCACCTGCAACCTGCAGATCTCCGACCTGGGCCTCAACGTCAACTGCCAGGAGAGGAAGATCGAGAGCATCTCGGAGCTGCAGCCCAAGCCCTACAACCCCAAGAAGATGTACCTGACCGAGAACTACATCGTGGTGGTGCGCAGGACGGATTTCCTGGAGGCCACGGGCCTGGacctgctgcacctgggcaacaACCGCATCTCCATCATCCAGGACCGGGCTTTCGGGGACCTGAGCAACCTGCGCCGGCTCTACCTGAACGGGAACCGCCTGGAGCGGCTGAGCCCGGAGCTCTTCCAGGGCCTGCAGAGCCTGCAATACCTCTTCCTGCAGTACAACGTGATCCGCGAGATCGCGCCAGGCACCTTCGCGCCCGTGCCCAACCTGCAGCTGCTCTTCCTCAACAACAACCTCCTGCGGGCACTGCCCGCCAACCTCTTCTCGGGCCTCAGCCTCTACCGCCTCAGCCTGCGGAGCAACCACTTCGCCGCCCTGCCCGTGAGCGGGGTGCTGGACCAgctgcgctccctgctgcagatcgACCTGCACGAGAACCCCTGGGAGTGCACGTGCGACGCGCTGGGCATgaagctgtggctggagcagctgggcagcGGCGTGCTGGTGGAGCCGGTGCTGTGCGAGGCCCCCAAGCGCTTCGCGCACAGCGACATGCGGGGCATCCGCGCCGAGCTGCTGTGCCCCGACTACTCGGACGTGGTGGTGTCCACCCCGACCCCGTCCTCGGCGCGGGGCCCGGCGcggcccacccccagccccccttcctcctcctcctccgccgccgccgccaacAGCACGGCGGGCGGCGGGGCCCTGTCGCCCCCCGGCGGCGGCTCTGCGCCGCACGCCTCCTCCTCAGTGCCGCTGTCCGTACTGATCCTCAGCCTCCTGCTGGTCTTCATCATGTCCGTCTTCGTGGCCGCGGGGCTCTTCGTGCTGGTCGTGAAGCGCCGCAAGAAGAGCCGCGGCGACGCCGCCAGCGCCAACCACTCCGACGTGAGCTCCTTCAACATGCAGTACAGCGTCTACGGCGGCGCCCCGCACccgcacccccaccaccaccacccgcaCCAccagcagccgccgccgccggccccgcagccccagccccacgccgcGCTGCCCAAGGTCAAGACCCCCGGCGGGCACGTCTACGAGTACATCCCGCACCCGCTGGGCCACATGTGCAAGAACCCCATCTACCGCTCGCGGGAGGGCAACTCGGCCGAGGATTACAAAGACCTGCACGAGCTCAAGGTGACCTACGGCcacccgccgccgccccccccgccgccgccgccgccgccgccgcccgggggagggggcggcggggacGAGGCGGACGCCGGCCGCAGCCCCGCCTACAGCGTCAGCACCATCGAGCCCCGCCAGGAGCTGCTGCCGCCCGGGCCCGACGCCGAGCGCTTCTACCGGGCCGCGGGAGAGCCCGAGAAGCGCCCGCTGGGCGCCCCCGGCACGGCCCTGCCCGACTACCCCAAGTTCCCCGCCGCCTACACCTACTCCCCCGGCTATGACCTTAGGCGCCCCCACCCCTACTTGCACCCCGCGCCGGGGGACAGCCGGCTGCGGGAGGCGGTGCTCTACAGCCCCCCGAGTACTGTCTATGTAGAGCCCAACAGGAACGAGTACCTGGAGCTCAAAGCAAAACTACACGCAGAGCCGGACTACCTCGAAGTGCTGGAGAAACAGACCACGTTCAGCCAGTTCTGa